A genome region from Geminicoccus roseus DSM 18922 includes the following:
- a CDS encoding inositol monophosphatase family protein, producing MSVERSMDEIGQRLATATEVIREAGALALGYFRKLDQLTIKSKGLQDMASEADLNTELLIKERLAKAFPTDAFLGEETGTADLAGASGIWVVDPIDGTQPFISGIRTWCVSIAYVQNNEIEIGLVYDPCADELFAARRGGQATMNGRPISPHPGADFTAGITSVGYSNRIAPASVISVMTRLLEAGGMFHRSGSGTLSICYVACGRLLGYVEGHMNSWDALAAIAIVRGAGGRTNDFLADDGLTKGNVIVAGPAALYDRLEALTR from the coding sequence GTGAGCGTGGAGCGGAGCATGGACGAGATCGGGCAGCGCCTGGCCACGGCGACGGAGGTGATCCGCGAGGCGGGCGCCTTGGCGCTCGGCTATTTCAGGAAGCTCGACCAGCTCACGATCAAGAGCAAGGGCCTGCAGGACATGGCCAGCGAGGCCGACCTGAACACCGAGCTGTTGATCAAGGAGCGGCTGGCGAAGGCCTTTCCCACCGACGCCTTCCTGGGCGAGGAGACCGGCACCGCCGATCTCGCCGGCGCCAGCGGCATCTGGGTGGTCGACCCGATCGACGGGACCCAGCCCTTCATCTCGGGCATCCGCACCTGGTGCGTCTCGATCGCCTATGTGCAGAACAACGAGATCGAGATCGGCCTGGTCTACGACCCGTGCGCCGACGAGCTGTTCGCCGCCCGGCGCGGCGGGCAGGCGACCATGAACGGCCGGCCGATCAGCCCGCATCCCGGCGCCGACTTCACCGCCGGCATCACCAGCGTCGGCTATTCCAACCGGATCGCGCCCGCGTCGGTGATCTCGGTGATGACCAGGCTGCTGGAGGCGGGCGGCATGTTCCACCGCAGCGGCTCCGGGACACTCTCGATCTGCTACGTCGCCTGCGGCCGGCTGCTGGGCTATGTCGAGGGCCACATGAACAGCTGGGACGCCCTGGCGGCGATCGCGATCGTGCGCGGCGCCGGCGGGCGGACCAACGACTTCCTGGCCGATGACGGCCTGACCAAGGGCAACGTCATCGTGGCCGGCCCGGCCGCGCTGTACGACCGGCTGGAAGCCCTGACCCGCTGA
- a CDS encoding excalibur calcium-binding domain-containing protein yields MFDALGGWGRRRKPPLRLVHSRPRLGSAPPPERLSARLARRWRRWRNPVLYLLALAVIYAALMLGSPWDQLTTLKHYAAGLNCASARAVGLAPARRGEPGYWWRNDRDGDGEACEVWPR; encoded by the coding sequence ATGTTCGATGCCCTGGGCGGCTGGGGTCGCCGCCGCAAGCCGCCGCTGCGCCTGGTCCATTCCCGGCCGCGCCTGGGCTCGGCACCGCCGCCCGAGCGTCTTTCGGCCAGGCTTGCCCGCCGGTGGCGGCGCTGGCGCAACCCGGTCCTCTACCTTCTGGCCCTGGCGGTGATCTATGCCGCGCTGATGCTGGGCAGCCCCTGGGACCAGCTCACCACGCTGAAGCACTATGCGGCAGGGCTCAACTGCGCTTCGGCCCGGGCGGTCGGGCTGGCGCCGGCCCGGCGGGGCGAGCCCGGCTACTGGTGGCGCAACGACCGGGACGGCGACGGAGAAGCCTGCGAGGTCTGGCCGAGATAG
- a CDS encoding ROK family transcriptional regulator, whose amino-acid sequence MNGHAVIGRNGPQAVADLGGGTNQTGGRLYNERLLLSLIRRRGSLSKAAIARLTGLSAQTVSVIVNQLELDGLLRRQSPQRGRVGQPSVPISLDPEGAFSLGMKLGRRSSELTLMDFTGVVRASLRETYAYPTPDRMRAFVDRGTRQLLSRLSATQAKRVRGLGLAAPFELWNWQSELGAPQAIAESWRNFDIPAAVQQICPWPVHYCNDASAACAAELAFGRHTHFSDFLYLFIGSFLGGGIVLNGNLFQGRSGNAGALGPLPVGGPDHRLIRCASLYVLEQSLADRGLDPQALWRSDDWSWAGEVLEDWIAQTAQSVALACLTGLAIIDFEAIVIDGAFPEAVRIRLVEAVQRRFEELDRRGISPVEIVAGSIGPTARAIGAASLPLLAGFSRDPDVLFKERVHQPAATG is encoded by the coding sequence ATGAACGGGCATGCCGTGATCGGCAGGAACGGCCCGCAGGCCGTCGCCGACCTGGGCGGCGGCACCAACCAGACCGGCGGGCGCCTCTACAACGAGCGCCTGCTCCTGTCGCTGATCCGACGGCGCGGCAGCCTGTCCAAGGCGGCCATCGCCCGGCTGACCGGCCTGTCCGCCCAGACCGTTTCGGTGATCGTCAACCAGCTGGAGCTGGACGGGCTGCTGCGCCGGCAGAGCCCGCAGCGCGGCCGGGTCGGCCAGCCGTCGGTACCGATCTCGCTGGACCCGGAGGGCGCCTTCTCGCTCGGCATGAAGCTCGGCCGGCGCTCCAGCGAGCTGACCCTGATGGACTTCACCGGGGTGGTCCGCGCCAGCCTGCGCGAGACCTATGCCTACCCGACCCCGGACCGGATGCGCGCGTTCGTTGATCGCGGCACCCGGCAGCTGCTGAGCCGCCTGTCCGCGACCCAGGCGAAGCGCGTGCGCGGCCTGGGCCTGGCCGCACCGTTCGAGCTCTGGAACTGGCAGTCCGAACTCGGCGCGCCGCAGGCGATCGCGGAATCCTGGCGGAACTTCGACATCCCGGCTGCCGTCCAGCAGATCTGTCCCTGGCCGGTCCACTACTGCAACGACGCCTCGGCGGCCTGCGCCGCCGAGCTGGCGTTCGGCCGCCACACCCATTTCTCCGACTTTCTCTACCTGTTCATCGGCTCGTTCCTGGGCGGCGGGATCGTCCTGAACGGCAACCTGTTCCAGGGGCGCAGCGGCAATGCCGGCGCGCTCGGCCCGCTGCCGGTGGGCGGCCCCGACCACCGGCTGATCCGCTGCGCCTCGCTCTACGTGCTGGAGCAGTCGCTGGCCGACCGGGGGCTGGACCCGCAGGCGCTCTGGCGCTCCGACGACTGGTCCTGGGCGGGCGAGGTGCTGGAGGACTGGATCGCCCAGACCGCGCAGAGCGTGGCCTTGGCCTGCCTGACCGGGCTCGCGATCATCGACTTCGAAGCGATCGTGATCGACGGCGCTTTTCCCGAGGCGGTGCGCATCCGGCTGGTCGAGGCGGTGCAGCGCCGCTTCGAGGAACTGGACCGGCGCGGGATCAGCCCGGTCGAGATCGTGGCGGGCTCGATCGGCCCGACCGCGCGCGCCATCGGCGCCGCCAGCCTGCCGCTGCTCGCCGGCTTCTCCCGCGACCCCGACGTGCTCTTCAAGGAACGAGTTCACCAGCCGGCCGCCACCGGCTGA
- a CDS encoding PPC domain-containing DNA-binding protein: MKARQIHEAAGQRTFAVIMDAGDEVMAALEEFARTEKLSAAQVSAIGAFSRATLAFWERSTREYRKIPVEEQTEVLSLLGDIALTEDGQPKIHLHAVLGRADASTLGGHLMDGVAEPTLEVIVTESPAHLRRVFDPDKGLALIRP, translated from the coding sequence ATGAAGGCCCGGCAGATCCACGAGGCAGCAGGGCAGCGGACCTTCGCGGTGATCATGGACGCCGGCGACGAGGTCATGGCGGCGCTGGAGGAGTTCGCCCGGACGGAGAAGCTGTCCGCAGCGCAGGTGAGCGCCATCGGCGCGTTCAGCCGGGCGACGCTGGCGTTCTGGGAACGCAGCACGCGCGAGTACCGCAAGATCCCGGTCGAAGAGCAGACCGAGGTTCTGTCCTTGCTGGGCGACATCGCCCTCACCGAGGACGGCCAGCCCAAGATCCACCTGCACGCGGTGCTGGGCCGGGCGGATGCCAGCACGCTGGGCGGCCACCTGATGGACGGCGTCGCCGAGCCGACCCTGGAAGTGATCGTCACCGAATCGCCGGCCCATCTGCGCCGGGTGTTCGACCCGGACAAGGGCCTGGCCTTGATCCGGCCCTGA
- a CDS encoding DUF3313 domain-containing protein, protein MNRKWIGMALAAGGLLALVGCQSGSGGGGGADGPLPAGSETAQMKPEPGVSEGWTYRDPKFDPKSYSKVMVDPQAHVYQGEGADYGSLSPEEVQKLAQMIPEETIKLLRARDYMASEAGPGVLELRFTVLRVSSTVPYAATVTRLIPMSALVNVGRTALGEGGSLTGSLTILVEARDSETQKVLVATQRLVRPGTFDLESTLGTEQTARAVAQKVAENIVERMDRVAGGS, encoded by the coding sequence ATGAACAGGAAATGGATCGGGATGGCGCTGGCGGCGGGCGGCCTGCTCGCGCTTGTTGGCTGCCAGAGCGGCAGCGGCGGCGGCGGCGGCGCGGATGGGCCCCTGCCGGCGGGAAGCGAGACCGCCCAGATGAAGCCGGAGCCCGGGGTCAGCGAGGGCTGGACCTACCGCGATCCGAAGTTCGACCCGAAATCCTACTCCAAGGTGATGGTCGACCCGCAGGCCCATGTCTACCAGGGCGAAGGCGCCGACTATGGCAGCCTCTCGCCCGAGGAAGTGCAGAAGCTCGCGCAGATGATCCCCGAGGAGACCATCAAGCTGCTGCGCGCCCGCGACTACATGGCGAGCGAGGCCGGCCCGGGCGTCCTGGAGCTGCGCTTCACCGTGCTGCGGGTGTCGTCGACGGTGCCCTATGCCGCGACGGTCACCCGGCTCATTCCGATGAGCGCCCTGGTCAATGTCGGGCGCACGGCGCTGGGCGAAGGCGGGTCGCTCACCGGCTCGCTGACGATCCTGGTGGAAGCGCGCGATTCCGAGACCCAGAAGGTGCTGGTCGCGACCCAGCGCCTGGTCCGGCCGGGCACGTTCGACCTGGAATCGACGCTCGGCACCGAACAGACCGCCCGCGCGGTCGCCCAGAAGGTCGCCGAGAACATCGTGGAGCGGATGGACCGAGTAGCGGGCGGTTCCTGA
- a CDS encoding TetR/AcrR family transcriptional regulator, whose protein sequence is MPRSYNMSRRAERQAETRRRIVEAAVELHGSLGPARTPLSLVAERAGVQRHTLYAHFPDERSLFLACSGLAMERDPLDDPTPWRAIPKRSPRLRTGVAALYGWYQRNAQLAACVLRDSEHHVLTREIVQLRMAPTMRLYHEVLGEGLDSGQGAVLQLMLGFHAWRSLVRESGVAQEVAVDLAVQAVLGAGREEWRALPAAE, encoded by the coding sequence ATGCCGCGTAGCTACAACATGAGCCGCCGGGCCGAGCGGCAGGCGGAGACGAGGCGGCGGATCGTGGAAGCCGCCGTGGAACTGCATGGCAGCCTCGGGCCGGCGCGCACCCCGCTGAGCCTGGTGGCCGAGCGGGCAGGCGTGCAGCGCCATACTCTGTATGCCCATTTTCCCGACGAGCGCAGCCTGTTCCTGGCCTGCTCGGGCCTGGCGATGGAGCGCGATCCGCTGGACGATCCCACGCCCTGGCGGGCGATCCCGAAGCGGAGCCCGCGGCTGCGGACCGGGGTCGCCGCCTTGTACGGCTGGTACCAGCGCAACGCCCAACTGGCGGCCTGCGTACTGCGCGACAGCGAGCACCACGTGCTGACCCGGGAGATCGTGCAACTGCGGATGGCGCCGACCATGCGCCTTTATCACGAGGTGCTGGGGGAGGGGCTGGACAGCGGCCAGGGCGCCGTCCTCCAGCTCATGCTCGGCTTCCACGCCTGGCGCAGCCTGGTGCGCGAGAGCGGGGTGGCGCAGGAGGTGGCGGTCGACCTGGCGGTGCAGGCGGTGCTGGGCGCCGGCAGGGAAGAATGGCGGGCGCTGCCGGCGGCGGAGTGA
- the hemB gene encoding porphobilinogen synthase, with amino-acid sequence MTPFAAFPRSRPRRLRRTAWIRSMVAEVALAPRDLILPVFILEGSGQREPVASMPGVDRLSVDLLVGVAEEAARLGIPALALFPVTPVERKTEDGCEAWNEDNLVCRALRAIKQAVPEIGLIADVALDPFTSHGQDGLIRDGVILNDETIAALCRQAVCQAAAGCDIVAPSDMMDGRIAAIRASLDEAGFHETILLSYAAKYASAFYGPFRDAVGSGRSLGRADKKTYQMDPSNSAEALREVAVDLSEAADMVMVKPGLPYLDIIRRVKETYDVPTFAYQVSGEYAMIRAAGLQGWLDADAAMLETLLAFKRAGADGILTYAAIDIARRLRG; translated from the coding sequence TTGACGCCGTTCGCTGCCTTCCCGCGCTCCCGCCCGCGCCGCCTGCGGCGGACTGCCTGGATCCGCTCCATGGTGGCGGAGGTGGCGCTGGCCCCCCGCGACCTGATCCTGCCGGTGTTCATCCTGGAGGGCAGCGGCCAGCGCGAGCCGGTGGCGAGCATGCCGGGCGTCGACCGGCTGTCGGTCGACCTTCTGGTCGGCGTGGCCGAGGAGGCCGCGCGCCTGGGCATCCCGGCCCTGGCGCTGTTCCCGGTGACCCCGGTGGAGCGCAAGACCGAGGATGGTTGCGAGGCCTGGAACGAGGACAACCTGGTCTGCCGTGCCCTGCGGGCGATCAAGCAGGCGGTGCCGGAGATCGGGCTGATCGCCGACGTGGCGCTGGACCCGTTCACCTCCCACGGCCAGGACGGGCTGATCCGCGACGGCGTGATCCTCAACGACGAGACGATCGCTGCCTTATGCCGCCAGGCGGTCTGTCAGGCCGCCGCCGGCTGCGATATCGTGGCGCCCTCCGACATGATGGACGGCCGCATCGCCGCGATCCGCGCCAGCCTGGACGAGGCCGGTTTCCACGAGACCATCCTGCTCTCCTACGCCGCGAAATACGCCTCGGCCTTCTATGGTCCGTTCCGCGACGCGGTCGGCTCTGGCCGCTCGCTCGGCCGGGCCGACAAGAAGACCTACCAGATGGACCCCTCCAACAGCGCCGAGGCGCTGCGCGAGGTGGCGGTCGACCTGTCCGAGGCGGCCGACATGGTGATGGTCAAGCCGGGCCTGCCCTATCTCGACATCATCCGCCGGGTGAAGGAGACCTATGACGTCCCGACCTTCGCCTACCAGGTCAGCGGCGAGTACGCGATGATCCGGGCAGCGGGCCTGCAGGGCTGGCTGGACGCCGATGCGGCGATGCTGGAGACCCTCCTGGCGTTCAAGCGGGCCGGCGCCGACGGCATCCTCACCTACGCCGCGATCGACATCGCCCGCCGGCTGCGCGGCTAG
- a CDS encoding ATP-binding cassette domain-containing protein — MNQPQQNTHAPAGVAPILQARNLVKRYGHVVAIDHAEFELYPGEILAVIGDNGAGKSSLIKALTGALHPDAGEILLEGKPVAFRTPLEARAAGIETVYQNLALSPALSIADNIFLGRERRSSGFLGKYFRKLDRESMRADARKHLNALGLLTIQNIDQPVETLSGGQRQGVAIARAVAFGSRLVIMDEPTAALGVKESRKVLDLIQDVKRRGLPIVLISHNMPHVFEVADRIHIHRLGRRACVIRPKDYSMSDAVAIMTGAMEAPVH, encoded by the coding sequence ATGAACCAGCCCCAGCAGAACACCCACGCTCCCGCCGGCGTCGCGCCGATCCTGCAGGCCCGCAACCTAGTCAAGCGCTACGGCCACGTGGTCGCCATCGACCATGCCGAGTTCGAGCTCTACCCGGGCGAGATCCTGGCGGTGATCGGCGACAACGGTGCCGGCAAGTCGTCGCTGATCAAGGCGCTGACCGGCGCCCTGCACCCGGACGCCGGCGAGATCCTGCTGGAGGGCAAGCCGGTGGCGTTCCGCACGCCGCTCGAGGCCCGCGCCGCCGGCATCGAGACGGTCTACCAGAACCTGGCCCTCTCTCCGGCGCTCAGCATCGCCGACAACATCTTCCTGGGCCGCGAGCGGCGCTCCTCGGGCTTTCTCGGCAAGTATTTCCGCAAGCTCGACCGGGAATCGATGCGCGCGGACGCCCGCAAGCACCTGAACGCCCTGGGCCTGCTCACCATCCAGAACATCGACCAGCCGGTGGAGACCCTGTCCGGCGGCCAGCGCCAGGGCGTGGCGATCGCCCGCGCGGTGGCGTTCGGCAGCCGGCTGGTGATCATGGACGAGCCGACTGCGGCCCTGGGCGTGAAGGAATCGCGCAAGGTCCTGGACCTGATCCAGGACGTGAAGCGGCGCGGCCTGCCGATCGTGCTGATCAGCCACAACATGCCGCACGTGTTCGAGGTGGCCGACCGGATCCACATCCACCGGCTGGGTCGGCGGGCCTGCGTGATCCGCCCGAAGGACTATTCGATGTCCGACGCGGTGGCGATCATGACCGGCGCCATGGAAGCGCCGGTCCACTGA
- a CDS encoding ABC transporter permease: MTDSARAAGKAGPADHERPIASLPEQSHATFEVEHKSPLKRIQHFLHGNPTTIPFIVLALSIVLFSAIVGGRFFHPFNLSLVLAQVTIIAILGTAQTLIILTAGIDLSVGAIMVLSSVVMGRLAVISGVPVPFAFMLGLLVGVGCGLLNGFLVSKLKLPPFIVTLGTWSIFGALNLWYSQSQTIRQQEVEAAASFLQFTGNAFTFMGARITLGSILMLIIAALVWYMLNRTAFGRHIHATGDDPEAAKLAGINVTGTLIAVYTLAGFICAVAGWALIGRIGAISSISGATANLDSITAVVIGGTSLFGGRGSIVGTLVGALIVGVFRNGLALAGADSLWQEFAIGLLIIVAVAIDQWIRKASA, translated from the coding sequence ATGACCGATTCTGCGCGTGCCGCCGGAAAGGCGGGACCGGCCGATCATGAGCGTCCGATCGCCAGCCTCCCCGAGCAGTCCCATGCGACGTTCGAGGTCGAGCACAAGTCGCCGCTCAAGCGGATCCAGCATTTCCTGCATGGCAATCCGACGACCATCCCGTTCATCGTGCTGGCCCTCTCGATCGTGCTGTTCAGCGCCATCGTGGGCGGCCGCTTCTTCCATCCGTTCAACCTGTCGCTGGTCCTGGCGCAGGTCACCATCATCGCCATCCTGGGCACCGCCCAGACCCTGATCATCCTGACCGCCGGCATCGACCTCTCGGTGGGCGCCATCATGGTGCTGTCCTCCGTGGTGATGGGCCGCCTCGCGGTGATCTCGGGCGTGCCGGTGCCGTTCGCGTTCATGCTGGGCCTGCTGGTCGGCGTGGGCTGCGGCCTCCTCAACGGCTTCCTGGTCTCCAAGCTCAAGCTGCCGCCGTTCATCGTGACGCTCGGCACCTGGAGCATCTTCGGCGCGCTCAATCTCTGGTACTCGCAAAGCCAGACCATCCGGCAGCAGGAGGTCGAGGCCGCGGCCTCGTTCCTGCAGTTCACCGGCAACGCCTTCACCTTCATGGGTGCCAGGATCACGCTCGGCTCGATCCTGATGCTGATCATCGCGGCGCTGGTCTGGTACATGCTGAACCGGACCGCGTTCGGCCGCCACATCCACGCCACCGGCGACGATCCCGAGGCGGCCAAGCTCGCCGGCATCAACGTCACCGGCACGCTGATCGCGGTCTACACGCTGGCGGGCTTCATCTGCGCGGTAGCCGGCTGGGCGCTGATCGGCCGGATCGGCGCGATCAGCTCGATCTCCGGCGCCACCGCCAACCTGGATTCGATCACCGCGGTGGTGATCGGCGGCACCTCGCTGTTCGGCGGGCGCGGCTCGATCGTCGGCACCCTGGTGGGCGCCTTGATCGTGGGCGTGTTCCGCAACGGCCTGGCGCTCGCCGGCGCCGATTCGCTCTGGCAGGAATTCGCCATCGGCCTGCTCATCATCGTCGCGGTCGCGATCGACCAGTGGATCCGGAAGGCTTCCGCATGA
- a CDS encoding ROK family protein produces the protein MTVLIGVDWGGTKIEALAMRPDGSEIARIRKDTPAGDYEACVKMVAELALAVEAKAGEKGRIGIGIPGSVDPKSGIAKGCNSTWLLGRHVEKDVVAALGGREVRLENDADCLASSEAIDGAGAGKRVVFAVILGTGNGAGIAIDGRPHSGPNNSAGEWGHSPLPYPDLTEIPGPPCYCGKHGCQETWTSGTGFQNDFARHTGRKVKAADIMQMYRDGDRMARLVYQRYLDRLARGLSVVANTLDPDIFVLGGGMSNVDELYRDLPEKIGDYTFSPVFYTPVVKAKHGDSSGVRGAAWLWKERT, from the coding sequence ATGACAGTGCTGATCGGCGTCGACTGGGGCGGCACCAAGATCGAGGCGCTCGCCATGCGCCCGGACGGCAGCGAGATCGCCCGCATCCGCAAGGACACCCCGGCCGGCGACTACGAGGCCTGCGTGAAGATGGTGGCCGAGCTGGCCCTGGCGGTGGAGGCCAAGGCCGGCGAGAAGGGCCGGATCGGGATCGGCATCCCGGGCTCGGTGGATCCGAAGAGCGGGATCGCCAAGGGCTGCAACTCGACCTGGCTGCTCGGCCGCCATGTCGAGAAGGACGTGGTGGCGGCCTTGGGCGGCCGCGAGGTCCGGCTGGAGAACGACGCCGACTGCCTGGCCTCCTCGGAGGCGATCGACGGGGCGGGCGCCGGCAAGCGGGTGGTGTTCGCGGTGATCCTGGGCACCGGCAACGGCGCCGGCATCGCCATCGACGGCCGCCCGCACAGCGGCCCGAACAACAGCGCCGGCGAGTGGGGCCACAGCCCGCTGCCCTATCCGGACCTCACCGAGATCCCCGGCCCGCCCTGCTATTGCGGCAAGCATGGCTGCCAGGAGACCTGGACGTCCGGCACCGGGTTCCAGAACGACTTCGCCCGGCACACCGGCAGGAAGGTCAAGGCGGCCGACATCATGCAGATGTACCGCGATGGCGACCGGATGGCGCGGCTGGTCTATCAGCGCTACCTGGACCGGCTGGCGCGCGGCCTGTCGGTGGTGGCCAACACGCTGGACCCGGACATCTTCGTCCTGGGCGGCGGCATGTCGAATGTCGACGAGCTGTACCGGGACCTGCCGGAGAAGATCGGCGACTACACCTTCTCGCCGGTGTTCTACACCCCGGTGGTGAAGGCCAAGCATGGGGATTCGTCGGGCGTGCGCGGTGCCGCCTGGCTTTGGAAGGAGCGGACGTGA
- a CDS encoding DUF924 family protein yields the protein MHQNPIEHILSFWFGVQDQKAWFAVDEAFDRQIRDSFGHLVLPATAGTLDAWTGTPDGALALVLVLDQFPRNIHRGTPQAFASDAKAREVARDLIAAGTDRQVPIERRPFLYMPLEHSERLEDQERCCELMATVENPMMLDYALRHREVVARFGRFPHRNRILGRTSTPEEEAFLQEPGSSF from the coding sequence ATGCACCAGAACCCGATCGAGCACATCCTGTCGTTCTGGTTCGGGGTCCAGGACCAGAAGGCCTGGTTCGCCGTCGACGAGGCGTTCGACCGGCAGATCCGCGATAGCTTCGGGCATCTGGTCCTGCCGGCGACCGCGGGCACGCTGGATGCCTGGACCGGCACGCCGGACGGCGCCCTGGCGCTGGTCCTGGTGCTGGACCAGTTCCCGCGCAACATCCATCGCGGCACGCCGCAGGCATTCGCCTCGGACGCCAAAGCCCGCGAGGTCGCCCGCGACCTGATCGCCGCCGGGACCGACCGACAGGTGCCGATCGAGCGGCGGCCGTTCCTCTACATGCCGCTGGAGCATTCCGAGCGGCTGGAGGACCAGGAGCGCTGCTGCGAGCTGATGGCGACGGTCGAGAACCCGATGATGCTGGACTATGCCCTGCGCCATCGCGAGGTGGTGGCGCGGTTCGGCCGCTTCCCGCACCGCAACCGCATCCTCGGGCGCACCTCCACCCCGGAAGAGGAGGCCTTCCTCCAGGAGCCGGGCTCGTCGTTCTGA
- a CDS encoding sugar ABC transporter substrate-binding protein, giving the protein MSTAAAIFALAASAMPASAETIVGLVTKTNNNPFFAKMKEGAEAKAKELGVTLSSFAGKYDGDNDSQVAAVESLIAAGAKGILITPSDTKAIVPTIQKARDAGILVIALDTPLDPVESADATFATDNYKAGLLIGEWARKTLGDEAENAKIAFLDALETQPTVDAMRDQGFMEGFGIDVKDNTRYGDEDDPRIVGHQWGQGAEEGGRTGMENLLQKDPDTNVVYTINEPTAAGAYEALKAFGMEDQVLITSVDGGCPGVRNVQAGVIGATSMQFPLKMASMGVEAVAKFAETGEKPEPTPGKSFFDTGVELVTDKPVDGLESITSEEGLKLCWG; this is encoded by the coding sequence ATGTCCACCGCTGCCGCGATCTTCGCGCTGGCCGCGTCGGCAATGCCCGCGTCCGCCGAGACCATCGTCGGTCTGGTGACCAAGACCAACAACAACCCGTTCTTCGCCAAGATGAAGGAAGGTGCCGAGGCCAAGGCCAAGGAGCTGGGCGTCACCCTGTCCAGCTTCGCCGGCAAGTATGACGGCGACAACGACAGCCAGGTCGCCGCGGTCGAGAGCCTCATCGCCGCCGGCGCCAAGGGCATCCTGATCACGCCGTCGGACACCAAGGCGATCGTGCCGACCATCCAGAAGGCCCGCGACGCCGGCATCCTGGTGATCGCGCTCGACACGCCGCTGGACCCGGTGGAATCCGCCGACGCCACGTTCGCGACCGACAACTACAAGGCCGGCCTGCTGATCGGCGAATGGGCCCGCAAGACCCTGGGCGACGAGGCCGAGAACGCCAAGATCGCCTTCCTGGACGCGCTGGAGACCCAGCCCACGGTCGACGCCATGCGCGACCAGGGCTTCATGGAGGGCTTCGGCATCGACGTGAAGGACAACACCCGCTACGGCGACGAGGATGACCCGCGCATCGTCGGCCACCAGTGGGGCCAGGGTGCGGAGGAAGGCGGCCGGACCGGCATGGAGAACCTGCTCCAGAAGGATCCGGACACCAACGTCGTCTACACGATCAACGAGCCGACCGCCGCCGGCGCCTACGAGGCGCTCAAGGCGTTCGGCATGGAGGACCAGGTCCTCATCACCTCGGTGGACGGCGGCTGCCCGGGCGTGCGCAACGTGCAGGCCGGCGTGATCGGCGCCACCTCGATGCAGTTCCCGCTCAAGATGGCCTCCATGGGCGTCGAGGCGGTGGCGAAGTTCGCCGAGACCGGCGAGAAGCCCGAGCCGACGCCCGGCAAGTCGTTCTTCGACACCGGCGTGGAGTTGGTGACCGACAAGCCGGTGGACGGCCTGGAATCGATCACCTCCGAGGAAGGCCTCAAGCTCTGCTGGGGCTGA
- a CDS encoding MarR family winged helix-turn-helix transcriptional regulator, protein MKDPYLVSIRLIERLHRRFLDVIKTELDHLGIEDINNVQTLILSNINEEQLTVGELTVRGYYLGSNVSYNVKKLVETGYLIQERSFHDRRMTRVRLSQKGLELVAKIDALYAKNAQELAATGIGAERLSSANELLGTLERFWSNYISRAYQR, encoded by the coding sequence GTGAAAGACCCATATCTCGTTTCCATCCGGTTGATCGAACGTCTGCACCGCCGATTTCTGGACGTGATCAAGACCGAGCTCGACCATCTTGGGATCGAGGACATCAACAATGTCCAGACCTTGATCCTGTCGAACATCAACGAGGAGCAGCTCACCGTCGGTGAACTGACGGTTCGCGGCTACTACCTGGGGTCGAACGTTTCCTACAACGTGAAGAAGCTGGTCGAGACCGGCTACCTGATCCAGGAGCGCTCCTTCCACGACCGGCGGATGACCCGGGTGCGGCTGTCGCAGAAGGGCCTGGAGCTGGTCGCCAAGATCGACGCGCTCTACGCCAAGAACGCCCAGGAGCTGGCGGCGACGGGGATCGGTGCGGAGCGGCTGTCCTCGGCCAACGAGCTGCTGGGCACCCTGGAGCGGTTCTGGAGCAACTATATCAGCCGCGCCTACCAGCGCTGA